The genomic stretch ACATCTCTTAGTTTCGATGGGGATGCAGCATATGCACTATATTGTGGTCCATATCGAAGTCAGAAAGACATAAATAAAGATAAGACAATGCTAACATTTAAGGAAGCACGTTTATTAACAAGCTCAAGCCAGCTTATCCATAAGATTACATATGAAAGTTTCAAAACTCAACAGCGCAAGAACCAACTAGCAATTTTACTTGTTtagctttttttaaaaaaaatgtagcaGTTGAATCTCTACCAAAATCAAGTCAGCTGCAGGCAAAAATTCAACTTGATGAGTGACAAAGACAACAGTTCTTCCAGCTAGAGCTGTCAGTATATACTCCTGCAGTTTcaccaacaaaataaaatattagccAGGGTAATGGTTTTATCttggaaaaaaatttaaaaccagACCAACCTTAAATAACTCCGAGCCAGTATGTGCATCAACAGCACTGAAAGGATCGTCCAGTAAATATATGTCAGCATCATGATATAATGCCCGAGCAAGTTGTACTCGCTGCTTCTGGCCACCACTAAGATTAATACCTCTATCACCAATAATGGTTTGATCACCATGGTATAATagctccagatctttctttagtGAACAAGCATGAATAACACCCTTGTATTTTGCCTTGTCCATTGGGCTCCCAAACAAGATATTTTCCTCTATATTTCCTGATTGTATCCAAGCTGACTGAGAGACATATGCAGCAGAACCACATGTTCTAACCTAGAAAAATCAAATATACCCATAAGTTGGTAACATGATTCAGTCAGCTGAAATTCCTGGAACTAAAATTTTGCAGTCGCAAAGAATAGGTGCCAAACAAGAAATAATAGTAGCATTAGACTCGAACTTACGTCGCCAGATATTTTCGGAATCTCACCAAGGATGCAAGAGAGAATGCTTGATTTACCCGAACCAACCACTCCGCAGACTGCTACACGCATTCCCTTCTCCACCCTTAATTGAATGCCTGACAGGGTTGGTGTTGGTGAAGATGGATCCCATGAGAACTCTCCATCATTGATCTCTATAGCCACATCGGAATGACCTCGTGGCAATGCGATAGTAGCATCTTCCTGCAGCTCTTCATCCTGCAAGAATCCCATGATTCGGTCAAGGGAAACTTTAGTCTGAGCCATCATGGAAACCAAGTCGGGGAAATTTCTAAGTGGCTCTTGCAGAATACGAAAAGTAGCCAGAGCAGAGAGAACACTGCCAGCTGTTAGCTGACCACCCAACAAAATGCAAGTTCCAAATGTAACAGCTGAGACAAATATAGGTGAGCTCCAgaaaataaatgtgatgaaaGCCTGGGAGTAAAGCGCTTTCCTCAGATACTTAAATTCCACATTGCGCATGTCTTCTAGCTTGAGTCTGTATCTATCTTCCCATGCTTGCAACTTGAGGATCCTCATATTCTTAAGGCATTCTGAAGTCTTCCTCATCCTATCGTCTTTTGCCCCCATTAATTTGTCCTGGTATTCTTCCTGAACCCTTGCCAATGGAACAGTTGCAACGATTGACACAATGGTGGCAATAAGTGTGGCAACAGATGCGATTCCAACATTCTTGTATAAAATAGCAAGAGCAAGGATAATTTGGAGAGGAAGCATCCATATGTCATGAAGATACCAGGAATAGTCCCCAACTCTCTGAACATCAACTGCCATGTAGTTAACAATCTCACCACTAGTGTGACTTTGCCTAGCTGAGCTTGAAAGTTTGAGTCCCTTGCGGTAGACCATTGCCGTGAGAGCTGATCTCACATGCATACCCAAAATGTCGACACCAAGGTACCACTGCCGGGTTGTTAAGGTCTCCACCAACTTTGCAGTGAAAAATATTGCAGCAAGAATGTATCCCTCATGTGAGAAAGTCTCCCTCCCTCCTAAGTAATCCACAAAATAGCTAATCAAGTATGGGCCCACATAAGAAACTAAGGTGTTTACTCCTGCAAAAATAGCATTGCAGGCAGCCTCTTTCCAGAAAGTCTTGATGATAGCCCAAGCTAAAGAAGGCTGCGTCACAGGACCCTCAGCCTTCAACTTCTCACAATTAGAGTGCAATGCTTTATAGTTAGTCTTGGAACGATCTTTCTGCGCAAGAAGTGGAATATCCTTTAGTTCAAGGGGCCTCTTTGCCCCGGTTGAAAGAAGTGGATTCAACCAGGAAAGAGTAGCCAAACTAAAAATCCCAGCTTCACTGTACGGAGTAACTTTGAGACACCCTGCCTCTTCTTCAAGCAGTAGTGGCTCATGCAGATCAGGATTCCTGGGGACCTCAATGCCGGTGACACCCCTGATTgcattaaaacataaaaaagcAAGAGCAGGAACGACAAAACAATTTGCCAAAACATGAGAATTCAAATGGTTTGATCCTTCTAACACAAATCCTCTGCTATCAACGTATAGAACAGACAGAGAAATTCCAAAAGATGCAATCCACCAAACTCTCAACAGCAATGGGAATTTCTCAGCAACTTTGCATTTTAGATAAAGAGCTGAGAAACTCAGCACAAACCAAGATAAACTCTGAACTGCAGGCAAGAGTACATAAGCCCAGTGTGTTCGATCACCCTTCCCTTGTGCAACCGCCTTAATTATACGAACACCGTCAAACCCCAGCACCAGAACTTGCACAAACAGGACATAGAAGCAGCAAGATACCGAAGCCTTGTAGCTGTTAGTGATCACAAAGCTCTGAATCTGCTCACCACTATCCACAGAAGTCCTGTTGGAGTCCTCTTTCCTCACTCGAATCCGGCCTAGACAGACCCCAACCTGCCTCGCGGAGACAACAGAGAGAAACACGAGCAGCAGAGTCAAGTTGATGCAAATTGAGGCTAATTCGAGGACAGGAACATGGAGAAAGGAGCCGAGGAGGTGGTTTTGGGGTGTGGGTTGAGCATTCAATACAAGATTGATATCCATAACAATCTTTACAGATATCAATCTTCAAACCTAGAAAATGACGGAATCCGATGACTAGGAGACGGAGTGCAATTAGTGTGATATTAATGCGATTCAACAAAAATGTGATGATGGGCGAGAGATCAAAATCGAATCGTGTAAAGGGCATTTCACCATCTGGCAATACGATTCAAAGCTAATGCCAAGTCGCGGAGAGAGAATCTGCACATTGAAAACAAACTCTGTTTTTATCATCAAAACCAACACAGAAACCAACAGAAATGTGCAGGAGAGTGGGAAGGTGGCGAAACCTCtccctcctcctctctctcttctcatTCATGTTACATGTGTAGATATCTCTATAAACATTTATTATATTCTATCCCATCCATTAACGTTAAAATAGTGGAGCAAGAATCGAATTTGATATAAACCCATGACATAAAATACCAAAATCTGACCTGGGCTTGAGGCAAATTGTTGATGAGCTATGGATCATGAAGATGGGAGAGAAACCGAGAAAACACACCCCACAAATCCACAGCTAGCCTAGTAGTGATGATAGCAGTGGAATTTCTGAAATGGGGTTTGATAATTGTTGATCAGAGAAACAAAACAACTCGCATTGCCCAACATTAGTCTATTTATAGGTGTAGGTTTATGGAGTAATTATTACTTAATCATCCattattttttacattaatATATTCGACATGCATCACAGGAATATTACGTAAAGGTTATCAAAATATACTCCGTACTCAGGTGACAAGCAAAGCAGTTATTCTGTGACTACTGTTGAGACTCTACTTTTAGAacatattttttgaatattctCGTTAAAGGTGAAAATTCCTCAAATCTGAAAGTTTATTGTATTGCTAAATCTAGTATAGTTTCCGTATTCAATTGAACAGATTAAATTTTACGTACAAATATAATAAATACTATTTTCtttctcatttcattttatatCTAAGTACTACTATCTTGATTCTTGAGGGTTGAATACGTTGGTCTAAAATGGCAGtaaatagcaacaaaaaaaaagtactcctCACTGCCCCAAACTACTTACTACTACTTTTTTATAGTATCGATTTAAAATTTGAGAATAtctttgatttattttgttaaatttCATGTATAAAAGTCCATCGTATCAAGGAGTAGTATATTTCTCTCAACAAAATCTCAACTAACTGGCAAAAAAATTGACTAGTTCCTCGCGTTTCTACATGCTGTGAGTGAAGGAGCTTGGAATGAAAAGGTGAGAAAATATTAGATTGTCATGGTATACTAAGGTGGCAATCCAATTTAGTATGTcctatcaataaatttttacatGTAGATTCCAATTTCAACTAGATGCATAACAATATGAAAACATacgtattcatttttttttcaaaaaaaccattaaaatcaattgaaaatatgccaaaataattgacaatcatagacgtaatatttataaaatatacacATACAAAATCCTAAAGTGAAGTATGAGGGAGAAAGAGAAAAtgtgaataaagtatgagagaaaaatataaaaagtgatTAATAAATATGGACTTGCTTTCCATTTATAGTTCTACTCTTGTCTTGTTACAATTACAAGTGATTGATTTATATTGAGTACGAGATCTTAGAAATTGTTATTTATCGAGTTAGATGGGAAGATTAAAATAGGATAGAGAGGATAAAGTGGATGAGAGAAATAAAGAGTACAGCtatgagaaataataaagtaatataaattatatattttatttttagttataaATTGATTGCTTAGCCTAGTAGGAAGTGGTTTTTATAAGCACGTGGATTTGGAACCCTCCTTATCTTAGTCTtgaatcataaaaaaaataaatgtaaaatcATTGTTAATTAGTCTTTCAAAAAGTCAAAAAAAATTGTATGACTAAGAGCTAAGAGGTAACAGGTTACAGGACAGCTACAGCGAACGCCTTCataatgtaattaattatactactactttagATATTTGATTGTTATTTTTTCAGATCAAGGCAAGATTATGAAATTGAGCAATTAAAGAACAATTTCCCTTTCGAAAATGCGAAATTTTCTAATGAATTCACAATTCAGATTTGACCTTACgtgattaattaaaaagaagaaaagcgAAAAAAATCACGAGCTTTACAGTCTAGTTTCCACTAAAACTTTTTTATCTTCTAGTAGTAATCCTATTTATTAATATGGATGATAGTATTACACATAACGTGACATGCAACGTGTACTTCCACAAGCATATTATATGATGAGTCATATTGCATATGCCTATGCCTATGCCTACAGAAAGTGGATATCTACGAACTCTCATACTTTCATGATAGCATCAGATTTTTTTTGGTgctaaaataagaaataaaatattactaaaggaaattagtttgttttgttattgttgttGCATGAATATTATTTTAGTAGAAAAAATATATTGTGATAGTTAcgtaaattaagaaaaagtagATGAAATATGATTTGCAATTTCAAGTACAAAAAGATACTCCTAGTTTAAGGGAAACAATTGAGCTATTATTATGGCATTTGATTATTTCAACAAGAGTAGCAACTGACAATCTGAACTCTCATCTTTAATCGTGACAAAAtgccaaaaaaataataaaattggaCACATTTAGTGAGCTATTATCAAGGAATGGTGAAATATAATTTGGATAGTAGAAGAGTTTGAGTGTGCGATTTCAAAAGCTGCACCCACGCCTTGTCTCTCTATTCGTTCTCAATGCACATGAGACGATAATCTGACAAAACGCTGAATTGCTGTGTCTCTACAAATAACTGCAAAACACACATTAGTTTTATTTATGTCTAAAGAAGTGGAATGAAACCAagctaactttttcaatcttgACTTGGAATGAATAagatatgaaattgaaaattgagaGGGAAATGATAGAGATCAAACAACCACATTTACAATGAAATGGTGATTGGTGAAGCATGTACCTTGATAAAAGGCTGGTCTTTTATGGGGAATGAATCAATATAGCTGTCCTTAATAAGTATTGCAACCTGAAATGAAACAATCAACTCTTATCAAACACTCACTACACACCTGATTATACTTTGAGATACAGACATGTACGCAATATGACCTTCTGATTGGATTGTACATTTGTGATCGTGTGTAACCTCAAATCCGAGCAAATCGATTCCAGATATTTCCTCAACACGGTTACAAATTTAATGGCGAATCTAGACTGCAAGTCAAAATATGTATTTAATGAAGAGACAGCATATAAATGAAACAAGAGCATACTAGAAAATAATGTTCAGCTCCTAATGATAGTGAAAAGGAAGACAATTTGAGTTGGCTCAGGCTGTACCTGCACTGCATCACATTTATAAACTGGATGTCTTGGAGCATCAGCGTCTTCACACGACAGCTTCGAGTGGATAGGCCTAAGTTCCGAAACAAGCCATTGGTGTCGGGGGAGTTTAGGAAGACTACAAGAAGTCACCTAGACCAGATAATGCAATAATACAGATTTTTATTACACAGTAAACATTCAAGGAAGCATAAGAGCAAAAAGATAATGCTATATGGGCATCAAAACTTCCTGCATAAGATTAATGGATTAAAATGTAGAAAACATAAAATAGATTTTAGATCTATCTAGTGGTCCACCAGTGGATCTGATGTATTAATGCATAGAAATTGGACTTACATGGTCGTTCATTAGATTAATGTGAACAAGATTAGGAGATCTTCGTTTCAGATCAGTTAGTTTATGCTGTGTGCCGACCTGCATGGAATTTTTGAATAATAGTTTTTTGAAATACAGGtgttcagaaaaaaaaaacacattttatagAATCAACTAAAACTCACAATGAATGGAACAGGAGCATCCAGAAAATCCACCATCCTCGCTGGTAGAATCTGCAGAAACAGATAAAATCATAGGATGGTTCACATCTAAACAAGAAACATTTGTGTTTATATAAACTTAAGGATACAACATAACTATATAAGTGGTAGTAGTAAATAGTGATCGTGAGGGAAAGGAAACAAAATATACATGGTAAACTTACCGGAAGAAATAAACTCTGCCACTCAAATGGACGAATCATGGGGATGACGGACAACACCACAGCTGATAGAATACCCTTGTAGagaaacaagaaaacaaaaggTAGTTACTTCTTTaaaatgtgaaaaggagaaCTCCTAGTTTTCTCTATTTCAAGGGGAGAAAGAGTACCAGGTTTGGGCACATCATTATAATTTGTTTCTCCAACAATACACCAGTGATCAAGGTAAGGATCTAGACACAGGAAACTCATCAGACTCGTGAATTTCATAAATAGCATTAAACTTAACAAACATTTTGTAGTAAATCTAGCCAATTCTTACAGGAGATACTATCTTATAATAGTATTAAAGGAAGGTAGTATAAGTGCTTAAAGTAATTCTGCTAGAATCAGGAGAAAATGAACAAAAAGAGGTTAAAACTACATAACAAGAACAAAAATCAAAGCGGCCCATATTTCAACAAAGTTTTCTGTAATTAGCATTTCTTTTGCAGAACATCGTCTTCCAGCATGATCTGAGGATCAGTAACGGTGTCCTATAGAACAAAGCATTGCTCCTTCATGGAACATAGATGGAAAGTACCAAATTGACTACTACGATGAACTATAAAGTTAGGTTATAATTGGAGTGTTTGGTGTTGTTCTGCTCAGAATGCTCACTTCAGATATATTTCACGGAAAAGATCACCTACTAATTCAAAcacaacaataaaaaataaggATTAAAAGTTTAAAAGGGATTACACTGTCAAGAGAAAGAACTCGACATATTGTAGATATTGACCATAGAGAGATTGAAGAAGCTTCCTCGGCATTAGCTAATTTTAACTTGAccttcaaaattagaaagtattAGTAAGAATGGTTTTCTAATGCACAGGCTGGTACACCAAAAGCTGAATAATCATTTGACAATCTAACCTCAGAATCTTCCTTAGAAACTTTcgttattttttctatatactTATCAGAATACCCAAGGTCAGCAGCGGAGAAACGTCGAAACTCAATGGGCTGCATATGCTCCAGCGGCTGAAAATTGACTTTGCTTCCTCTTTCAGGAAGATTAAGACGATGATAGCCACAAACTATCTGTAGCAAATCATTCTTATTTTCCTGACATAGAGATTTCAGAAACGAGCTGGCTTGAGCATGAGAAGTCGAGAAATGGCAATCTAAATACAAGATATATAGCTTAGGAAGCGTTACTGAAGGCATTATAAACTCACCCTTGACCATTCCATTATCACATCATCAGTTGGATCTTCGTCCTGGCTAGTGGAACCATCATCTGACGCCATACTTCTAGCTGGACTGCCAAAACAAAGtatattttaagaaaaaaagtACTGAGAAAAACAAAAGATGGTAATTGTGTTTGAACTAACTCAAAATATTATAGACAGGTGGATGTATATTTGTATGGAAAGCCCAAGTAAATTGTTCTGTCACCTAAACAAGGATTCGAGACTCCGAATGCTTGTTACTGATTGGTTTCCCAAATTCGCAGATGGACTATCAATGTTCTTGCTAGATGGACTATCAATGTTCTTGCTAGATGGACTATCAATGTTCTTGCTACTATCCTTATCCAAATCCTTGATTTGGCAATTCTCTGATGCATCACTGGCCGTAGCACTCCTAGGAGAATTTTGACACCTTGATGATGCCTCCGTATCAGATATAATGCCTGCTGCTGCTGCAGCAAGAGTAGCAGCATGTTTAACGGGGATTGCAGAGGCCATCCAGTTTGTGTCACTTGCAGAACCAGGAGGTTTCACATTTGAATGCTGTTTTTGCATAGATGGAGGAGGTTCAGAGGAAGCAACAGCCATTTCTTCAACAAAGCTAGTAATCCGATTCAGACGATCTTGTGCAACCATGCTGCATACAGGCCACGGAACATGAAAATAATTAAACAGAATCAAGAGTTGGATGTCCATTAAGTTAGATAAGACTTCCGAGACAGAGAAATCCAGAAAGTTGTTAACACGCATACCTGTTCAGTATCTGATAATGTAATCCGAACAGCGGCACCTTTGTCAAGATACAATAACAACGAGGAGCAGCAATCAACCACCTGCTGCCGACAGAATTTGGTTGAGGAAGAGGTGATCGAGACCCATATATGGCAGGTGGCCTCTGAACAACCTCTTGAACTCGCAAGCAAACACCGTAAAGTGTTGCATTGCCTGCTACCTGCATTAGGCACAAAGAACGTCTTCATAAAACCTTGCCAACTCTAATACAAGAATACAGAGTATTTTGAGAAGAAACATTGATAGTATAATAATTCTTCTGTCAAGGAATGGTAGGAGAAAAGATAAACTTGGACTTGCCTTTAGTGAAAATATAAATGAGAAATCATCTCTGGTCAAGTGTTCCTGAGGACAAATCAaaccaaacaaataaattatgttTCGTCATAGCAAGtcataaattcaattaattgaAGGGGATATCTGAATTCTTAAGTGCTAAGGAGAGTACATATGAATGTATTTGGTGCATACCTGTCCATAAACAAGCCCATTCAACTCACTTAATGATGGTGATCTCTCCAGTACACGAGCCTAGGTGAAAAAAGGGGTAGACATTAGGCAACATAAAGTTAGAAACTAATCGAAATTGCACAACAGAAATAAGAAGCTCCAGCAACTTGAGTCGATGGGTTATTTGCAAATAAGTTCTTTACTTCCAAGGTCTAACatcttatatttttaatatgcaGATATTTTATCTTCAAATAAGCAAAATCACATATGAACAGCAAAACCAACATAAAGGCTGGTTGAACATTTTGAAGCAGATATATCGACTTCCTTAGGAAAATCAAATAGAAATATAACTCCCAAACTGCATCTCAACAGTGGCAACCAACAAGAAATGTCTGTCAGCACAGCCAAAGGTCTATATTATTGGTTTATTAAATACACAAGAACTATTATGTCAAAATGTTAACGAAAATCTTTCGTGTACAACAACATATTATGAACTCCAAACAACAATTGTATGCTTATTTGGAAAGTATTGCTCTAATACAGAATATGACTCAAAACAAAGATATTGATGTATTCCTCAACATTAAGAAAAACAGCCAGAGTTACAGAGCAAGTTCATATGACGGTGAccataaataaaacaaagttacCAAAAGTGATGTGTACGAATGTCAAAGTGTTACATGTATTGAGTGACTCGAGTCATACCCGTAtttcaaaatattcaaaaacTTAAGAAATCTTATGTCCATATTTAGAGGATTTTGAGAAATCACATACCTTAACACCTGAAGGAAAGCAAAATGCAGCAAGATCCTGTAATT from Salvia splendens isolate huo1 chromosome 4, SspV2, whole genome shotgun sequence encodes the following:
- the LOC121798648 gene encoding ABC transporter C family member 5-like, with translation MDINLVLNAQPTPQNHLLGSFLHVPVLELASICINLTLLLVFLSVVSARQVGVCLGRIRVRKEDSNRTSVDSGEQIQSFVITNSYKASVSCCFYVLFVQVLVLGFDGVRIIKAVAQGKGDRTHWAYVLLPAVQSLSWFVLSFSALYLKCKVAEKFPLLLRVWWIASFGISLSVLYVDSRGFVLEGSNHLNSHVLANCFVVPALAFLCFNAIRGVTGIEVPRNPDLHEPLLLEEEAGCLKVTPYSEAGIFSLATLSWLNPLLSTGAKRPLELKDIPLLAQKDRSKTNYKALHSNCEKLKAEGPVTQPSLAWAIIKTFWKEAACNAIFAGVNTLVSYVGPYLISYFVDYLGGRETFSHEGYILAAIFFTAKLVETLTTRQWYLGVDILGMHVRSALTAMVYRKGLKLSSSARQSHTSGEIVNYMAVDVQRVGDYSWYLHDIWMLPLQIILALAILYKNVGIASVATLIATIVSIVATVPLARVQEEYQDKLMGAKDDRMRKTSECLKNMRILKLQAWEDRYRLKLEDMRNVEFKYLRKALYSQAFITFIFWSSPIFVSAVTFGTCILLGGQLTAGSVLSALATFRILQEPLRNFPDLVSMMAQTKVSLDRIMGFLQDEELQEDATIALPRGHSDVAIEINDGEFSWDPSSPTPTLSGIQLRVEKGMRVAVCGVVGSGKSSILSCILGEIPKISGDVRTCGSAAYVSQSAWIQSGNIEENILFGSPMDKAKYKGVIHACSLKKDLELLYHGDQTIIGDRGINLSGGQKQRVQLARALYHDADIYLLDDPFSAVDAHTGSELFKEYILTALAGRTVVFVTHQVEFLPAADLILVLKEGRIIQAGKYDELLQAGTDFNTLVCAHHEAIEAMDFCNQSCEDSDKHDPLDSSVIMSKKCNSVGSNIAGMASEVQQNVSSSDMQAIEEKKKVKRSKRKQLVQEEERERGRVSMKVYLSYMTAAYKGLLIPCIILAQTLFQVLQIASSWWMAWANPQTTGDIPKTTNVELIVVYTALAFGSSCFIFIRAVLVATFGLAAAQKLFTKMLRTVFRAPMSFFDSTPAGRILNRVSIDQSVVDLDIPFRLGGFASTTIQLLGIVGVMTQVTWQVLLLVVPMAIACLWMQKYYMASSRELVRIVSIQKSPVINLFAESIAGAANIRGFGQEKRFMKRNLYLLDCFARPFFCSLAAIEWLCLRMELLSTFVFAFCMILLVSFPPGAIDPSMAGLAVTYGLNLNARLSRWILSFCKLENKIISIERIHQYCQIPSEAPPVIEDSRPPSSWPENGQIELIDLKVRYKENLPIVLHGVSCTIPGGMKIGIVGRTGSGKSTLIQALFRLIEPAGGRIIIDNIDISTVGLHDLRSRLSIIPQEPTLFEGTIRGNLDPLEEHSDHTIWQALEKSQLGERVRQKEHKLDTPVLESGDNWSVGQRQLVSLGRALLKQARILVLDEATASVDSATDNLIQKIIRTEFKNCTVCTIAHRIPTVIDSDLVLVLSDGRVAEFDTPARLLEDRSSMFMKLVSEYSTRSSSIPDF
- the LOC121800679 gene encoding uncharacterized protein LOC121800679, with translation MGARENDVVQDDWSEPPSPIEVLQQLSKEAVRMAGEAWHHAYPANTPTLQSVPRHRRSRSEIVTSYHNPSGSTSNFQRLKGHMQRALHMNGRCSRDDSQYSSFDPEILANQKRQWYQLNSKALGTDVFQEPSSLFEHFVVVGLQPDAKLEFVEDAYIRGKKFEQQMKKIETSEFNMRPLRPPKFPMMEPQVLFMYPPRKKLDLQLQDLAAFCFPSGVKARVLERSPSLSELNGLVYGQEHLTRDDFSFIFSLKVAGNATLYGVCLRVQEVVQRPPAIYGSRSPLPQPNSVGSRWLIAAPRCYCILTKVPLFGLHYQILNSMVAQDRLNRITSFVEEMAVASSEPPPSMQKQHSNVKPPGSASDTNWMASAIPVKHAATLAAAAAGIISDTEASSRCQNSPRSATASDASENCQIKDLDKDSSKNIDSPSSKNIDSPSSKNIDSPSANLGNQSVTSIRSLESLFSPARSMASDDGSTSQDEDPTDDVIMEWSRENKNDLLQIVCGYHRLNLPERGSKVNFQPLEHMQPIEFRRFSAADLGYSDKYIEKITKVSKEDSEVKLKLANAEEASSISLWSISTICRVLSLDSILTLITGVLLEKQIIMMCPNLGILSAVVLSVIPMIRPFEWQSLFLPILPARMVDFLDAPVPFIVGTQHKLTDLKRRSPNLVHINLMNDHVTSCSLPKLPRHQWLVSELRPIHSKLSCEDADAPRHPVYKCDAVQSRFAIKFVTVLRKYLESICSDLRLHTITNVQSNQKVAILIKDSYIDSFPIKDQPFIKLFVETQQFSVLSDYRLMCIENE